In Nocardia sp. NBC_00403, one DNA window encodes the following:
- a CDS encoding DUF3224 domain-containing protein, which translates to MAHLTIDPAWRPALSSTRANLGPRRIAAIEPPQAEADEGRRPRGPGLEGTGIAEVLTAQGATGAGYVASEHINTILEGRRGTFVIQHGGLANGDDRSTFGTVVPHSGTADLAGLSGHATEARHGVLTLTYTFDRQP; encoded by the coding sequence ATCGCTCATCTCACGATCGATCCTGCGTGGCGCCCGGCCCTCTCGTCAACCCGGGCGAACCTGGGACCTCGCCGCATTGCGGCTATCGAACCGCCTCAGGCGGAAGCCGACGAAGGCAGACGGCCGCGAGGACCGGGTCTGGAGGGAACTGGGATCGCCGAGGTTCTCACCGCACAGGGCGCCACGGGCGCAGGCTACGTCGCCTCCGAACACATCAACACGATCCTGGAGGGCCGGCGGGGCACCTTCGTGATCCAACACGGCGGCCTGGCCAATGGCGACGACCGAAGCACCTTCGGCACCGTGGTGCCGCACTCGGGCACGGCCGACCTCGCCGGGCTGTCCGGACATGCCACCGAGGCCCGTCACGGCGTCCTGACCCTCACGTACACCTTCGACAGGCAACCCTGA
- a CDS encoding AfsR/SARP family transcriptional regulator: MLVGLLGPVMVEAADGTRASVGGPRVRALLGLLALEAGRVVPVARLVDGVWGEDPPAGTGNALQTLASRLRAAAPGVVRRDGGGYVLELASEDVDAHLFTREVEAGRTLLAAGETERAIARFDTALALWRGEPLIDVGESDVLHAAALRLTEQRLEAVELRADALRALGRGGEVLRELRTDVAAHPFRETLAARLVLALAAAGRTSEAIQQFQRTEALLREELGTTPAEVLRSALAELHTNAPHDPTVDGPVSETTSGSGRTGVVAASPTTGASKVSAPLLPRRRTSFVGRGHDVDEVRQALRESRLVTLSGSGGVGKTRLAAETVGAHAVDWVDGYAFVELAGLERERAGRPAVTAVGVAIVNALAGFERPDELCTEWAEVLERTLSGRRMLLVLDNCEHVVEATARLIDDLLQRLPLLRVLTTSREPIGVDGERLYPVRTLDLPEADVDFPAAAASPAVRLFLDRATAALPDFALSEGNSADIRAIVRSLDGMPLAIELAAARVRSLPLPDLSARLTDRFRLLTNSTRHAVPRHRTLHAAVAWSWELLTDAEAAAARRFSIFAGGATLDAITRVCGPDAIDTVTSLVTKSLVDFDGQRYRMAETIRAYANAELTAVGEADEVARIHADCFLGFTDAAAHGLRTAAHPDWLARLIAEHANCETALRWALDAGDGERAVRLYGNLVWYWLLRGLHGDISERRREVLALLGDTPPPGCTGAYLACRYGQELLAYFTNIWWGQIRENTGQFERLTRAALTEDPPPHPMFVLILALRDLLGDDDSLLTACTTSDDPWLRGNALIAQGFDELGGDHPARALPTLEAALTCLSAHGDARSHSRALISLASYRTRMLGLDSARPLIAHALELLSADLGAGERIGVLLFAAEMYLVGGDTDSAATYLDRAEPLITPHIIPAPGRFLAATQAHLAHLRGDNDRAMELFRRMSEQPLPAGPPPAGRHDTVRFVNPVFVSTVHAATLVAAGQPDDALRELAMPRDLAAQTSAALLAEVGIGYALVALAKDAPGRAARILGATDRINRRAGVIRIGPFRRRALDQAEAALGPVRLGAEFLAGARLPDEAVLELLRTVR; the protein is encoded by the coding sequence ATGCTGGTAGGACTATTGGGTCCGGTGATGGTGGAGGCCGCGGACGGGACGAGGGCGTCGGTCGGGGGGCCGCGGGTACGGGCATTGCTGGGGTTGCTCGCGCTCGAAGCCGGGCGAGTGGTTCCGGTGGCGCGACTGGTGGACGGGGTGTGGGGAGAGGACCCGCCGGCGGGGACAGGGAATGCGTTGCAGACCTTGGCGAGTCGGTTGCGCGCGGCGGCGCCGGGGGTGGTGCGGAGGGATGGGGGCGGGTATGTGCTCGAACTTGCGTCCGAGGACGTCGACGCGCATCTGTTCACGCGTGAGGTCGAGGCGGGGCGGACATTGCTCGCGGCCGGGGAGACAGAACGAGCCATCGCGCGCTTCGATACCGCGCTCGCGTTGTGGCGCGGGGAGCCGTTGATCGATGTGGGGGAATCGGACGTATTGCACGCTGCGGCACTGCGATTGACCGAACAGCGACTCGAAGCGGTCGAACTGCGAGCGGACGCCTTGCGAGCCTTGGGCCGAGGCGGCGAAGTATTGCGTGAGCTCCGCACGGACGTCGCGGCACATCCGTTCCGTGAGACGCTCGCCGCGCGACTGGTGCTGGCACTGGCGGCAGCGGGGCGCACATCCGAGGCGATACAGCAGTTTCAACGCACCGAGGCCCTGTTACGGGAGGAGCTCGGCACAACACCCGCCGAGGTGCTGCGCTCGGCCCTGGCCGAACTTCACACCAACGCACCCCATGATCCCACCGTCGACGGACCTGTCTCAGAGACGACGTCCGGATCGGGTCGTACGGGAGTTGTGGCAGCATCCCCGACCACCGGGGCATCGAAGGTGTCCGCGCCACTGCTGCCCAGGCGTCGCACCAGCTTCGTCGGACGCGGACACGACGTGGACGAAGTGCGGCAGGCGTTGCGCGAGTCCCGACTGGTGACACTGTCGGGTAGCGGGGGCGTGGGGAAGACTCGGCTGGCCGCCGAGACGGTCGGGGCGCACGCCGTGGACTGGGTGGATGGCTACGCCTTCGTCGAACTGGCCGGACTCGAGCGAGAACGAGCCGGCCGACCTGCCGTGACCGCGGTCGGAGTGGCGATAGTGAACGCGCTCGCCGGGTTCGAGCGACCCGACGAACTGTGCACGGAGTGGGCCGAAGTACTGGAGCGGACGCTGTCCGGCCGCCGAATGCTGTTGGTACTCGACAACTGCGAGCATGTCGTGGAGGCGACCGCGCGCCTGATCGACGATCTATTGCAACGGCTACCCCTGCTGCGGGTCCTCACCACGAGCCGGGAGCCGATCGGCGTGGACGGCGAGCGACTGTATCCGGTCCGGACCTTGGACCTGCCCGAAGCCGACGTGGATTTCCCGGCGGCAGCCGCATCGCCCGCGGTCCGGTTGTTCCTCGACCGCGCCACCGCGGCACTCCCGGATTTCGCGCTGTCCGAAGGCAATTCCGCGGATATCCGTGCCATCGTGCGCAGCCTGGACGGCATGCCGCTGGCCATCGAGCTGGCCGCCGCTCGCGTGCGGAGTCTGCCGCTGCCGGACCTCAGCGCGCGGCTCACCGATCGCTTCCGTTTGCTCACCAACAGCACTCGTCACGCGGTCCCGCGTCATCGCACCTTGCACGCGGCTGTCGCCTGGAGCTGGGAACTGCTCACCGATGCGGAAGCCGCAGCAGCCCGGCGTTTTTCGATTTTCGCGGGCGGCGCGACCTTGGACGCCATCACCAGGGTGTGTGGTCCGGACGCCATCGACACGGTCACCTCACTGGTGACGAAGTCGTTGGTGGATTTCGACGGACAGCGCTATCGAATGGCGGAGACCATCCGAGCCTATGCGAACGCGGAATTGACCGCAGTCGGCGAGGCGGACGAGGTCGCCCGCATCCATGCCGACTGCTTCCTGGGGTTCACCGATGCCGCCGCCCACGGATTACGCACTGCCGCACACCCCGATTGGCTTGCGCGTCTGATCGCCGAACACGCCAATTGCGAAACCGCGCTGCGGTGGGCGCTGGACGCGGGCGACGGCGAGCGTGCGGTTCGCCTGTACGGGAATCTCGTCTGGTACTGGCTGCTGCGCGGGTTGCACGGCGACATCTCCGAACGCCGCCGCGAGGTCCTCGCCCTGCTCGGCGACACACCGCCGCCGGGGTGCACCGGGGCCTACCTGGCCTGCCGGTACGGCCAGGAGCTGCTCGCGTACTTCACCAACATCTGGTGGGGCCAAATCCGGGAGAACACGGGGCAATTCGAGCGACTGACCCGTGCGGCCCTCACCGAAGATCCGCCCCCACACCCGATGTTCGTGCTCATACTGGCGCTGCGTGACCTGCTCGGCGACGACGACAGCCTGTTGACCGCCTGCACCACCTCGGACGATCCATGGCTACGCGGAAATGCGCTGATAGCACAAGGTTTCGATGAACTGGGCGGCGACCATCCGGCCCGCGCCCTGCCCACGTTGGAGGCGGCGCTGACCTGCCTGAGCGCGCACGGTGACGCCCGGTCACACAGCCGCGCCCTGATCTCCCTGGCCAGCTACCGGACCCGGATGCTCGGCCTGGACAGCGCCCGCCCGCTGATCGCGCACGCGCTGGAACTGCTCAGCGCCGACCTGGGCGCCGGTGAGCGCATCGGCGTGCTGCTCTTCGCGGCGGAGATGTACCTGGTCGGCGGCGATACCGACAGCGCGGCAACCTATCTCGACCGGGCCGAGCCCCTGATCACCCCGCACATCATCCCCGCACCCGGGCGCTTTCTGGCGGCGACGCAGGCGCACCTGGCGCACCTGCGCGGCGACAACGACCGCGCGATGGAACTGTTCCGGCGGATGTCCGAGCAGCCGCTCCCCGCCGGCCCGCCGCCCGCGGGACGCCACGATACCGTCCGCTTCGTGAACCCGGTCTTCGTGAGCACCGTGCACGCGGCGACCCTGGTCGCGGCGGGGCAGCCGGACGACGCGCTGCGAGAGCTGGCCATGCCTCGCGATCTGGCCGCCCAGACCTCGGCGGCGCTGCTGGCCGAGGTCGGTATCGGTTACGCCCTGGTCGCGCTGGCGAAGGATGCCCCGGGGCGCGCGGCCCGCATTCTCGGCGCCACCGACCGGATCAACCGCAGGGCCGGGGTGATTCGCATCGGCCCGTTCCGGCGGCGGGCGCTCGAC